The following are encoded in a window of Clarias gariepinus isolate MV-2021 ecotype Netherlands chromosome 8, CGAR_prim_01v2, whole genome shotgun sequence genomic DNA:
- the kcnf1b gene encoding potassium voltage-gated channel subfamily F member 1, producing MWTLPKPGYRDGAEKQISVNVGGVRLALRGDVLDRYPESRLAELARCTTRSFDAISSLCDDYEPAKGEFYFDRDPDSFKCIVEVYYFGEVHMKKGICPVCFMKEMEFWRIDSSCLDECCKSNVREKEEELAEIADKVKAILDDLDIDGGPLATRSERIRKFLWRLMEKPESSWVARAIAVASFLFVLASSLVMCLATLPELQVQDTDGHVTEHPTLDAIETACVCWFTMEYGLRFASAPEKTRFVLSFLNMVDLAAIAPFYIVLALTHLGATAAMDLTDVQRAVQALRVMRVARILKLARHSSGLQTLTYALRRSFAELGLLLTYMGVGIFVFSALGYTMEHGHPETMFRSIPHSFWWAIITMTTVGYGDVYPKTALGRCNAALSFLCGVVAIALPVHPIINNFVVYYNKQKVLETAARHELELMELHGTLGQEVDKRAMLRISRSDSHIAMLTDERRMVKKRSVS from the coding sequence ATGTGGACTTTACCGAAGCCCGGGTACCGCGACGGCGCGGAGAAGCAGATCTCGGTGAACGTGGGCGGCGTGAGGCTCGCGCTGCGCGGCGACGTGCTGGACCGCTACCCGGAGAGTCGCCTCGCGGAGCTCGCGCGCTGCACCACGCGCAGTTTCGACGCGATCTCCTCGCTGTGTGACGACTACGAACCCGCCAAAGGGGAGTTTTACTTCGACCGGGACCCGGACTCGTTCAAGTGCATCGTGGAGGTGTACTATTTCGGCGAGGTGCACATGAAGAAGGGGATTTGCCCTGTGTGCTTCATGAAGGAGATGGAGTTCTGGAGGATCGACTCAAGCTGCCTGGACGAGTGCTGTAAGAGCAACGTGCGCGAGAAGGAGGAAGAGCTGGCGGAAATAGCTGATAAGGTCAAGGCTATTCTGGACGACCTGGACATAGATGGAGGGCCTTTGGCGACCCGGTCCGAACGCATCCGCAAGTTCCTCTGGAGGCTGATGGAGAAACCGGAGTCATCCTGGGTGGCACGCGCCATCGCGGTGGCGTCTTTCCTGTTCGTGCTCGCGTCGTCTTTGGTGATGTGCCTGGCGACGCTTCCAGAGCTGCAGGTGCAAGACACAGACGGCCACGTAACCGAACACCCGACTCTGGATGCGATTgagacagcgtgtgtgtgctGGTTCACGATGGAATACGGGCTACGTTTCGCCTCAGCTCCTGAAAAGACACGCTTCGTCCTGTCCTTCCTTAACATGGTGGACTTGGCGGCAATTGCTCCTTTTTACATCGTCCTGGCTCTGACCCATCTTGGTGCCACCGCTGCGATGGACCTCACGGATGTCCAACGGGCCGTGCAGGCGTTGCGCGTGATGCGTGTAGCACGCATACTTAAGCTGGCGCGTCATTCATCTGGACTTCAGACTTTGACGTACGCGCTGCGGCGGAGCTTCGCTGAGCTCGGGCTCTTGTTAACCTACATGGGTGTTGGAATTTTTGTCTTCTCTGCGCTTGGATACACCATGGAGCACGGCCACCCGGAGACAATGTTCCGCAGCATCCCACACTCCTTCTGGTGGGCCATTATCACCATGACGACGGTGGGCTACGGAGATGTGTACCCGAAGACAGCACTGGGGAGGTGTAATGCAGCTCTCAGCTTCCTGTGTGGCGTAGTAGCCATCGCGCTGCCTGTCCACCCCATCATCAACAACTTTGTCGTCTACTACAACAAGCAGAAAGTGCTCGAGACTGCAGCCAGACACGAGCTCGAACTCATGGAGCTTCACGGGACGCTTGGACAAGAAGTGGACAAACGAGCAATGCTCAGGATTTCAAGAAGTGACTCGCACATTGCGATGCTAACGGATGAACGCAGGATGGTGAAGAAGAGGAgtgtatcataa